AACACAGCATCAGCATCTTTTTTAGGCCACTGTGCGTATAGGGCTGGATGATTGTTTTGAAGCTGGGCATAAAGCGTATCCCAGTCTGCTTGTAATTGTGCAGGTTCTAATTGTCGACTGGCATCTTGCTGCGATTGAGCGCTAATAGCTAGGCAAGACAGCAGACTTATTACAAATAGGTAAAGTTTCATACCCCTCCAACGATGTATAACAGGAGAAGTTACTGTTAAGCCTATCCAATCTCTTATGTTTCGGATGAACTGTAGCAAACTGGGGTTGGATTGACTGTTACGGTTTCCCCAAGGGGTATTTATTACGCGGAGTTATAAACGCCGGGAAGAGCGGGCTATTGACCGGTTCTTAGTAGAAATAGAAGTTACCGGCAGTTTATCTGCTTTTACCGCCAAACTTCTTCATTTAGCCTAACAGTTTTAACAATGGCAAAAAGGCCTTATATCTTTGGTTGACCAATATCAATAAAGCATTCGGCATCCTATGTTAAACCTACTGCTTACTTCGTTTAAGGGGGTCGCAACCGAAACATATTACCTATGAACAACCGGTGAAAACACTAGACCGTTTCATCCCAAAAAGTTAAAAAGGCTGCTCAGGCAGCCTTTTTCTTTGATTAGTAAGCCATTTCGCTTTGGCACAATCTTTTAAGTAGTTAGGTGTTCATGCGCCAAAAGTGTGCTGTCTATAAAGTTGCTGTTGTTGAAACATAACTTGTTTATTTTCAAACCCCTTCTTTTATATAGTAGTATCTCTTTTGCGGAACAGACTAAATATAAATACACACTTGAGATATAGTACATGGAATCCGTTACAACCAATCCAGTCATATTATACGCTGAAGACGATCAAGATGATTTTGAATCTGTGCGGGAAGCTATGTTGCAGCAAACCGATCGTTTTAGACTGATTCACGCCAAAAATGGTGAAGAAGCTATAAAGTATTTACAAAATAGTACAACTGAGGCACTTCCTAACCTGGTAGTGTTAGACTTGAATATGCCTATCATGAATGGGAAGGAGACACTTGTATGGCTAAAATCCCATGAGGTATTCAAGAATATTCCCGTAATGGTGTTTACTACTTCCTCAAGGGAAGAAGACGTAAAGCTGTGTCAAGGGC
This genomic interval from Flavisolibacter tropicus contains the following:
- a CDS encoding response regulator, whose protein sequence is MESVTTNPVILYAEDDQDDFESVREAMLQQTDRFRLIHAKNGEEAIKYLQNSTTEALPNLVVLDLNMPIMNGKETLVWLKSHEVFKNIPVMVFTTSSREEDVKLCQGHGCTFFRKPTLYRDLLHVVQIMLKMCEETFKSA